In Paenibacillus xylanilyticus, the genomic window CTTGGACTTGATAGCGAACCTCTGCATTACTAAGCGAAAGGTTAGCAGCGATATTCTTCTCAACCGTCATCCACGGGAACAAACGTGGCTCCTGGAATATAAAACCTTTATCAACACTTGGTCCCGTAATTGCCTTCCCGCTCAGCTCCACCTTGCCTTCATATGTCGTATCGAGTCCGGCAACGATCTTGAGCAATGTACTTTTGCCGCAGCCGCTTGGTCCGATAAAAGTGATAAATTGTCCCCGTTCAACCTGCAAACGTATATTGCTTAGTGCCACAATGGGCCCTGTAGGAGCAGAGAACGTTTTGTTCAACCGCTCGATAGTCAACATTGCATGTTACCTCCAATTTAAAATAATTTATCATATCAACTTACTTGGTTTTATGGTCATAAAAAAAGGCCTTCTGCATTTAAATCTCTACCCTTTGAACGATCTCTGGCTGTCCAGTTGATCCTCGTTCACAAACCGAATGTTCACTCGGTTTGTTGGAGAAATTGTAGCAGTGGCCTAACTCTCTTGTCAATCATTTCTTTCAATGTTGCTTAAAATTCAATCTTTCTTTCTTGCTTGTTTTTCTTAATAGATGTACCTGACCAATTGCAACCCCATTAATCGATGTGTCTTGCAGCAAATAATGAGACAATCGATTTTGCCTGCGCACGGATCGGTACTTCAGCACCTGGCATTTTCTGCAGCGTCAGCCCTTGAATTAAACTCACAAAATAATAGGCAAGCTCCACGGGAACACCACCTACAATCAATCCTTCCTGCTGCCCCTGCTCCATAATGCTGGCTACAGGACCAAGGTTATTCGTAAATCGTTCTGTAACTTCTCGCCGAATTTCTTCGGAGGAGCTTTCCGAAAGACGTGCCGTATGGATAAGGATCGTATATGCCCAATTGTTTTCTAATGCTAGCCATGACTCAGACAGAAGTAAAAGCTTGCTCAAAGCATCGCCTGGTTGCTCGGCAAGTTGGGAGACATGTTCGCCGTAACGGGTCTGGCCTCTTCTCAGAAGTTCGCTGATAATCTCATCTTTGGATTTGAAGTAATGATACATATTGCCAATACTCATTCCCGAAGCCGTTGCGATATGGTTGATGCTTACTGAACCGATTCCTTTAAGTGCGATAATCTCCAATGCGGAATCAAGGATGTGGTTGATCCTTTTTTCCCGTTGCTGGAGATCTTTTTCTATGTTTCTTGGTGACATTACCGCGCATCCCCTTTCTGCCTTTCATTATAGCATAGCCATCTTGTAGGCTTGATGTTCACAGAAACACATCAACGTCTCTATTCTGTACGGCCTGGAAACCACGACTACCTCTAACGCAGGATTCCTCGTTGGTCTGACAGTTTTTCGTTCCCTTGATGAGTGTCAGTTTTTTCGAAACAAGCTGGATCCATAATCAAGTTAAGGTCGTCGAAATCAAGCCCTATCGGTTTGATTTCACGACCTTTTTTTGTACCCATTTGATTCAATGAAACTTCCTCTAATTGTTCTATCTTTTTCCTGTGTTATAATAAAACATAAACCTATTTTGGGTAATTCTAGGAGGTTCCAATGTTGCAAAGTATTAGTATCCCAGGCTTAATCATTCTCTTCCTAGTCATTTTATTAATCATATGGCTCGTTCGTAAACTAATAGCATCCTTACGCCGTTAGGTACGTGTTTTTTTCCTCGGACCTTGACACCTTCTTATCGCCTCAAAACAAAAAGCCGCTACGTAGCGACTTCAACTTCAAACGCACTTCTATATCCCATTCTAGATCGACATAGTAAACCATGAATCAGTCTTCTACAGTTTGATGTTATATTAAAAAATGACTGCCGGACAGGTTGTCCGGCAGTCATTCGCTTAACTCGTAGTATGCTTCTCTTCATATTCGCTTGATAATTCTTTAAGCGATCTGATTTTACCATGAGGATGCTGTTCTTGCTTTCGTGACTTCCAAGCAGCTTCCTGCCTTTTCTTCTGGCGAGCCATAAAAGATCTCCTCCTCAGGAAATTAGAGTGATACTACTTTTCTATGATGTGAATTATTACTGACTTTCATTCACGTACAGCTTAGCTTCATCATCAATAATCCACTATCAGAAGTCACCAGCTCTTATTGAGCAGTGTATCCGCCATCTACGATCAGGCTGTTTCCTGTCATGTAAGACGAATCATCGCTGGCCAGGAACAGAACGGCTTTAGCCATTTCTTCCGCTTGACCAAGACGTTTCATCGGTGTTGCTGCCGAGAGGGCCTGTTTGCTCTCTTCAGGAATAATCGGTGTATCGATAAAACCTGGGCATAGTGCGTTGACGCGAATGTTTTTCTCTGCATATTCCAGCGCCAGCGAACGAGTCAAATTCACAACGCCGCCTTTGGCTGCATTGTAGGCTGCAGAACCAGGTGAACCAACCCATCCATACATGGATGCCGTGTTAACGATTGTGCCTCCACCGATTTTGAGCATTTCACGAATGGATTCACGTGCAACCAGGAATACTCCGTCCAGATCGACATTAACCGTATTACGCCACTCGGCATAGTCCAGCTCGTGCGACGGATGAACACGTCCGATTCCTGCGTTGTTGAATACGATGTCCACTTTGCCGAATGCTTCTACGGTTTGTTTGAAAATCTCAGCAACCTCTTGTTCGCTTGTGATGTTGGCTTTGATAAATAGAGCTTCAGCGTTAAGCGCTTTCAGCTCCTGCTCAAACGCTGTGCCTTTCTCTTCATTCAAGTCCACCAGGACGACTTTGGCTCCTTCGGAAACGAATAGACGAGCTGTCGCTGCACCAATTCCGGATGCTCCTCCTGTGATCACTGCCACTTTGTCTTGTAGTTTGCCCATGACTATATCCTCCAGTATACTATTTTGAATAGCGCCTATATCAATAGTGCTATATGATGTTTACAAAACTAATTGTATGCTTAAAATTGTAACAATCCAATCATTAAGATACAGCCAAGTGTCTACCTTCTAGACACTTCTCTATACAATGTCTAAATTTATAGGAGATT contains:
- a CDS encoding TetR/AcrR family transcriptional regulator; this encodes MSPRNIEKDLQQREKRINHILDSALEIIALKGIGSVSINHIATASGMSIGNMYHYFKSKDEIISELLRRGQTRYGEHVSQLAEQPGDALSKLLLLSESWLALENNWAYTILIHTARLSESSSEEIRREVTERFTNNLGPVASIMEQGQQEGLIVGGVPVELAYYFVSLIQGLTLQKMPGAEVPIRAQAKSIVSLFAARHID
- a CDS encoding DUF6254 family protein, which codes for MARQKKRQEAAWKSRKQEQHPHGKIRSLKELSSEYEEKHTTS
- a CDS encoding SDR family NAD(P)-dependent oxidoreductase; the protein is MGKLQDKVAVITGGASGIGAATARLFVSEGAKVVLVDLNEEKGTAFEQELKALNAEALFIKANITSEQEVAEIFKQTVEAFGKVDIVFNNAGIGRVHPSHELDYAEWRNTVNVDLDGVFLVARESIREMLKIGGGTIVNTASMYGWVGSPGSAAYNAAKGGVVNLTRSLALEYAEKNIRVNALCPGFIDTPIIPEESKQALSAATPMKRLGQAEEMAKAVLFLASDDSSYMTGNSLIVDGGYTAQ